One window of Metopolophium dirhodum isolate CAU chromosome 3, ASM1992520v1, whole genome shotgun sequence genomic DNA carries:
- the LOC132941490 gene encoding uncharacterized protein LOC132941490 encodes MVKRICNSNWDADPEIGEHEVRYSAYVTKSPKRSRLSPERRPFLPYGVGPDVDCEIDDESGKPDYLSYSIIPKEIEETLRKDQTKKLKQTKKNQNLELSLDHVYKVIRELKLPIFQRIIKQNKFELIRIAKRHPDRHHLYVTQLLLRTIFNPVQKVWIYSQIKEVLNISPHEFAKVKHVYTVLAPEVALMVLKNKFKDFAKICDENQLNAFTLLNSTFFDDRYEKDLHCRT; translated from the exons ATGGTAAAAAGAATTTGTAATTCCAATTGGGACGCAGATCCAGAAATCGGTGAACATGAAGTCAGATATTCag caTATGTTACTAAATCACCAAAAAGATCTAGATTATCACCTGAAAGAAGACCATTTTTGCCATAtg ggGTTGGACCAGATGTTGACTGTGAAATAGATGATGAATCTGGTAAACCTGATTATTTAA gttatagtataataccaaAAGAGATTGAAGAAACATTAAGAAAAG atcaaacaaaaaaattaaaacaaaccaaaaaaaaccaaaatttagaATTATCTCTTGATCATGT TTATAAGGTAATACGTGAATTAAAACTACCAATATTTCAAAGGATTATCAAACAAAACAAGTTTGAATTGATACGAATAGCAAAACGTCATCCAGATCGg catcATTTATATGTTACTCAACTTTTgttaagaacaatatttaatcCCGTTCAGAAAGTTTGGATATATTCACAAATAAAGGAAGTATTAAATATCTCTCCGCATGAATTCGCT aaAGTTAAACATGTATATACGGTACTAGCACCAGAAGTAGCactaatggttttgaaaaataaatttaaagactTTGCTAAAATATGTGATGAAAATCAATTGAATGCGTTTACACTTttaaatagtacattttttgaTGACCGATATGAAAAAGATTTACATTGTCGAacctaa
- the LOC132941991 gene encoding uncharacterized protein LOC132941991 produces the protein MIIKKTLLVSVFVLFGCLFSINKAADDADAGDKELMSKLFTVVLKCFKDADWGTCGEMITTKYDITQAKYKQCTCHMACAGEELGMINTSGQPEPAKFLEYVNKINNPSIKSQLQLIYDKCQNVKGSEKCDLAEQFAICAFKESPALKERVATLMEMLVKMKPKSK, from the exons ATGATAATCAAAAAGACATTGTTGGTATCAGTTTTTGTTCTTTTCGGTTGTTTGTTCTCAATCAATAAG GCTGCTGATGATGCAGATGCAGGGGATAAGGAATTAATGTCAAAATTATTCACTGTGGTTTTAAAATGCTTTAAGGATGCCGATTggg gcaCGTGCGGTGAAATGATAACAactaaatatgatattactcaagctaaatataaacaatgtaCA tgTCACATGGCGTGTGCCGGGGAAGAACTTGGAATG ATAAATACTTCGGGGCAACCAGAACCTGCGAAGTTCCTCGAATACGTGAACAAAATCAATAATCCAAGCATTAAGAGTCAATTGCAACTTATTTACGACAAATGCCAAAATG TCAAAGGGTCGGAGAAATGCGATCTCGCAGAACAATTTGCTATATGTGCTTTTAAGGAATCGCCAGCA ctGAAAGAACGCGTTGCTACGTTGATGGAAATGTTGGTGAAGAtgaaaccaaaatcgaaataA